The sequence CCTCCGCCAAAATCAACCTCCGTTTATCATCAACGGCGATGAGTTTGTCTGCATCAAAATCGATGTGCTTTTTCTTGGCACCTGCTTGTATGAGCTCTTTGTTGTCGCGAATGAATTTAATGTCTAACATGATTGGTTTTTAACGAGTGATAACGAGTATATTTCCATGTAATTGGTTTGTTCTATCTGAATACAAAAACAAGTTTTCGTTCATCCCTATCTATATTCATATCATACAACAAATGATAGAATTTATAAAATGGATAAGATAAAGAATCTAGAGCCAAACAAATTCCCCAAACTTCTTTCGGAAATCAGTGATCCGCCGGGTGAGCTTTTTGTGCTTGGAGACCTGCCTTCTGATGACCACACATTCCTTGCTGTTGTTGGCTCGCGCAAATTTACGAGTTATGGCAAACAAGCTGCTGAGCAAATCATTGCGGGACTGAAAGGATTTCCCATTGTCATTGTTTCTGGGCTTGCTATCGGCATTGATTCGATCGCGCATAACGCGGCACTAGCCACAGGACTTACTACCATTGCAATCCCAGGTTCAGGACTTAATGATGACGTTTTATATCCCGCAAGTAACCGATCGCTCGCAAAAAAGATCGTCGAGCGAGGTGGTGCTCTTCTTTCGCCCTTCAAGCCGGATTTTAAAGCAACGCAATGGAGTTTCCCTGCGCGTAACCGCATCATGGCTGGTATTTCTCAAGCAGTTCTTATTATTGAGGCTGAAGAAAAATCCGGGACTCTCATCACCGCACGTCTCGCGCTTGATTATAACCGCGATGTATACGCAGTCCCCGGCTCGATATTTTCTCCGACTTCGCGCGGGACTAATTCGCTCATCGCACAAGGAGCGACACCAGTCATGAATAGTGGAGACTTGCTCAATGCGCTTGGTTTTTCAACAGATGATACAACAGAAAAAATGGAAGACTCCCTTCCTCCCGACATGTCGCCCGAAGAGAAAGCTGTGTGGAAACTCCTCTCGTCGCCTCTGGAACGCGACGGTCTTGTGCGGTTGATGAATATGCCCACATCAAAAGCAAACGGCATTCTCTCGCTTATGGAAATTAAGGGACTTATTAAAGAAGCCGATGGGAAGATATTTCGGGGGTGATCCCGTACGAAACCGCGGTCGCTTGTTAAGAAAATTTCATACAAAGAATACTGTTGCACTATTTTTTTAAAACGACTCGAAGTATCGCGACTGACCGCGACCTGTTTCGTACGAGATGACAAATAAAATATTTGTGCTAGAATCTTTTTTGGAATTATCGTTCTCTTAAAATCACCACGGAGGAAGCAATCAATGCGTGTAAGTACCCCTAGCATAACAGCCAAGCAAACTCCCCCACTGGTTCCACAAAATATTGTTCCTTGCATCAGAAACAGGCTTGCTCAAAATGAGGATGTCCCCTTGTGCGATTTGCCTGGGATTACCCCGAACGATGTAATACTTTTACATGCAATCAAGGTTACTAACGTAAAAGAACTCATTTTCTGTGCAAACAAACGCATTGTGAAAGCGTTTGGCGGGAGAGGAAACACCGGAACAATGCGAAGTATTAAGCGAGTTAATATCGCACTTCGCACGCATGCGTTTCCAAGAAGGATGCCATTAAAAGAATATAAATTTCAAATTGCAAAACTCCAGAAGGTTCTTTCGTTGGTGTAGTATTTTCTATTTATACCCATTCAGTAGCCAGCAGTAATGCTGGCTATATTTTTTATTCTCTGTTGCAAAAAATATCTATCTATACTATATATGTAGCTACCACTTATGCGTTTACTCATTGTAGAGTCCCCGGCAAAAGCAAAAACAATTTCCAAATACCTTGGAAAATCTTTTACCGTGAAAGCAAGCGTGGGTCACGTGCGTGATCTTCCGAAGAGCAATAAACAGGCTATTGATATCAAGGGGGGATTTATCCCCCATTATGTAATCTCACCCGGCAAAGAAGATGTGGTGTCTGAATTATCACGTCTTGCAAAAAAGGCGGATGAGGTTCTGCTTGCGACTGACCCCGACCGCGAAGGAGAAGCGATTGCGTGGCATATTAAAGAAGCGTGCAATATCAAAAAACCGAAGCGAGTCGTATTTCACGAAATCACTAAAGAGGCGGTGGAAGAAGCAATCAAGCACCCGCGAGAAATTGATAACAATCTCAAGGTAGCACAAGAAGCACGGCGCGTGCTTGATCGTCTTGTTGGGTATGACCTCTCGGGACTTATTTGGAAAAAAGTTCGTTACGGACTTTCTGCAGGACGAGTTCAGTCCCCTGCTTTGCGCATTATCATGGAACGTGAACGTGAAATTCGCGCCTTCAAGCCGGAAGATTATTGGGTTATCAACGCAGAAGTTGAAACGAAAAAAAATAAAGAGAGACTTTCTCTCACCTGTTCGGAAGAGCCGCGGGACCAAAAAACTGTCGATGATATTGTAAGGCAAGGCAAAAAAGGTTCGTGGAAAGTAATCGAGGTCAAAGAAACTGAAGTAGGAAAGTCTCCCCGTGCGCCGTTCATCACCTCAACACTCCAACAGGCAGCAAGCAGTCGTTTGGGATTTGCCCCTTCGCGCACGATGGGTATCGCTCAAAAACTTTACGAAGCGGGACACATTACCTATATGCGGACAGACAGCACCACCATAAGCGATATCGCGCAGACACAAATCCTTGCTCATATTGAAAAGAAATTTGGAAAAGAATATGTTATGCCACGCGTATATAAAACTAAAAGTAAAAACGCACAAGAAGCACACGAAGCAATTCGTCCAACCCACATTGAAATTTCTTCGACGGGAATAAACGAGGAGCAAAAACGACTCTACCAACTTATTTGGCAAAGGACCATCGCGTCACAAATGAGCGATGCGAGAATTTTCCGCACTAAAGTTATTGCGAATATTGACAAAGGAACGATCCCAGATTTTGCGGTCAATGGATCACGCGTACTCTTCCCGGGGTGGATTGCGGCGGAGCCCGCGGGTCGTGAAGAAGACGTGACACTTCCCAAGGTTGCCGTGGGTGATGCACTCTTCCTTCTTGATCTTTCTTCGCAAGCCAAACAAACAGAGCCACCAGGGAGATACAGTGAGGCCGGACTTGTTAAAGAGCTCGAGAAACGTGGGATCGGCCGCCCGTCCACCTATGCATCGATTATTAGAACAATTCTTGAACGCGGATATGTCGACAAAGACGGCAAATCACTTGTCCCCACCGACACTGGCGAAGTAGTGAGTACATTTTTGGAAACATATTTTGCGAATTACATTAGTGACACCTTCACTGCGGAAATGGAAAACGAGCTTGATGAAATTGCGGAGGGTAAACGTGAATATATTAAAACGTTAAAAGATTTTTACGGACCGTTCTCAAAAGACGTTAAAGCGAAAGAGAAAATAGAGAAACTTACCAACTTAGGTGATGCTCCCAAGGAGTTCCGTTGCCCCCTCTGTACAAGCAACATGATTATAAAACTTGGTAAGACAGGGAAATTTTTGAGTTGTTCCCGCTTCCCTGACTGTAACGGCGCACGGACTATTGACGGCAAAGAACTTGAGGGTCCAAAAGAAACCGGTGAAGCATGTCCGGAATGTAAAACAGGAAAACTTGTTGAACGCGATGGAAAATTCGGCAGATTTGTCGCCTGTGGTAATTATCCAAAATGTAAATATATCAAACGAGACGC comes from bacterium and encodes:
- the dprA gene encoding DNA-processing protein DprA; protein product: MDKIKNLEPNKFPKLLSEISDPPGELFVLGDLPSDDHTFLAVVGSRKFTSYGKQAAEQIIAGLKGFPIVIVSGLAIGIDSIAHNAALATGLTTIAIPGSGLNDDVLYPASNRSLAKKIVERGGALLSPFKPDFKATQWSFPARNRIMAGISQAVLIIEAEEKSGTLITARLALDYNRDVYAVPGSIFSPTSRGTNSLIAQGATPVMNSGDLLNALGFSTDDTTEKMEDSLPPDMSPEEKAVWKLLSSPLERDGLVRLMNMPTSKANGILSLMEIKGLIKEADGKIFRG
- the topA gene encoding type I DNA topoisomerase produces the protein MRLLIVESPAKAKTISKYLGKSFTVKASVGHVRDLPKSNKQAIDIKGGFIPHYVISPGKEDVVSELSRLAKKADEVLLATDPDREGEAIAWHIKEACNIKKPKRVVFHEITKEAVEEAIKHPREIDNNLKVAQEARRVLDRLVGYDLSGLIWKKVRYGLSAGRVQSPALRIIMEREREIRAFKPEDYWVINAEVETKKNKERLSLTCSEEPRDQKTVDDIVRQGKKGSWKVIEVKETEVGKSPRAPFITSTLQQAASSRLGFAPSRTMGIAQKLYEAGHITYMRTDSTTISDIAQTQILAHIEKKFGKEYVMPRVYKTKSKNAQEAHEAIRPTHIEISSTGINEEQKRLYQLIWQRTIASQMSDARIFRTKVIANIDKGTIPDFAVNGSRVLFPGWIAAEPAGREEDVTLPKVAVGDALFLLDLSSQAKQTEPPGRYSEAGLVKELEKRGIGRPSTYASIIRTILERGYVDKDGKSLVPTDTGEVVSTFLETYFANYISDTFTAEMENELDEIAEGKREYIKTLKDFYGPFSKDVKAKEKIEKLTNLGDAPKEFRCPLCTSNMIIKLGKTGKFLSCSRFPDCNGARTIDGKELEGPKETGEACPECKTGKLVERDGKFGRFVACGNYPKCKYIKRDAQGADGNLLNGTGVKCPTCKDLPAATQGSAAQVGGEMVARKGRFGVFYSCSNYPKCKNAIKAKPTGKFCEQCNALMMEGTKTIPERCSNKACPNHNPHKVGKIE